The genomic segment GAAGGCATTCGTGAAGATACGCTATTTTTGTATCACGGATTTGGTCACATCACGCCAGCACTTGGCAAAATTCATATGGTAGGCACAAACCAAAGTGTGTTGCTTAACCCAGAAGAGGGACCTGTGGCTGCTACGATGGTTACAAATGTCGGTGTTGAGATAGTTAAGGCGTAAGGGAGATAAGATGAAAAAGTATATGATGATTCATGATGAAAATTTATGCATAGGCTGTCAAGGCTGTTCTGTCGCTTGTAGAAGCGAAAACAATGTTCCTAACAACCTTTATCGTTTGCAGGTACATTCAAAAATGAGTGGCACATTTCCAAAACTAAAAATGGACTTTTTGCGCCACAGCTGTGTTATGTGCGAGGATGCGCCTTGCGTTGAGGTTTGTCCTACTGGAGCAAGCTTTAAGACAGCAGATGGTATCACTTTACTTGATGATAGAATTTGCGTTAGCTGTAAATACTGCATCCTTGCTTGTCCTTATGATGCTAGATTTGTCTTGCCAGATGGAAACATTGGCAAATGTACATTTTGTCATGAAAGCCGACTAGCACGCGGTGAAGAGCCAGCTTGTGTAACTGTTTGTCCAACAGACGCACTTGTATTTGGAGATGCAAATGATGAAAACTCAAAAATTTCAAAAATGTTAAAGGAAAAAGAGGTTTATTACCCAAAAGCCGAGCTTGGTACACATCCACGCCTTGCTATGGTTGCAAACACAAAAGGAGGACACAAT from the Campylobacter suis genome contains:
- a CDS encoding 4Fe-4S dicluster domain-containing protein, coding for MKKYMMIHDENLCIGCQGCSVACRSENNVPNNLYRLQVHSKMSGTFPKLKMDFLRHSCVMCEDAPCVEVCPTGASFKTADGITLLDDRICVSCKYCILACPYDARFVLPDGNIGKCTFCHESRLARGEEPACVTVCPTDALVFGDANDENSKISKMLKEKEVYYPKAELGTHPRLAMVANTKGGHNE